The DNA window CCGCGAGCCGCGTGTGGCAACGGCAAAAAAGGCTATGGTCCTCATTGCCGCTTCGCTGGCCATCACGGTTGTCGGATTGGTTGTGGCATACCTGTTGTACCATGTACAAATAGAAGAAGGGAAAACTCTCAACGCTGTGCTCTTCGAACGAATGAGCGCCCTCTGGGGAGAAACCTGGTCACGGCCGTTTGTCATTACGGCCTTGGTTTCTGAGGCCGCGCTCCTCTTGGTTGCGGCAGAAACAGGAATGATCGGCGGCCCTCGCGTGTTGTCAAGTATGGCGCTTGATAAATGGTTCCCGGCCCGGTTCTCTGCGCTCAATGACCGATTTGTAACCCAGAACGGTGTCCTCTTCATGGGCGGCACAGCCCTTATCATGCTTCTTGTCACAGGCGGATCTGTGAGTCATCTGGTGGTGCTCTACTCCATAAACGTGTTTGTCACATTTGTTCTTTCCCAGCTTGGCATGGTACGCCATTGGTGGATGTGCCGAAAGACAGTCTCTGACTGGAAAAAGAGAATCAGTATCAATGGCGCGGGACTTACAATATGTTTCGCTATTTTGGTCTCAGTTATATTTATTAAGTTTCGCGAAGGAGCCTGGCTGACTTTTGTCGTGACCGGATCACTTATTGTAGTCGCGCTTTTAATAAAACGTCATTACCGTAAAACCGCCGTGTTGCTCAAACGTCTCGACGCTTTGGTTGAGACCGTTCAAAACGAAGTCGCGCAAAAAATAAAGTCTGATAATATCCACTCAATTTCAAATCCTCCGTATGATCCGACCGGCAAAACGGCAATCATGGCGGTCAGCGGATTTAACGGATTGGGTCTGCACACATTGCTCAATATCCCCCGTACCTTCGGCGGGACCTTCAAAAATTTTGTGTTTATTCATATCGGTGTCGTCGATGCCGGCAATTTCAAAGGGACAGCCGAAATAGAGAATCTGAAAGAACACACCGGCCAGGAACTTGAACCCTATGTCCGATACATGCGGCTTCGCGGATCACATGCTATTGGAGTCGAAGCAATCGGCAATGATATTGTCGGGGCGATAATGGAAGCCGCGCCAAAATTATTTCAGAAGTATCCAAATGCTGTATTTTTTGGCGGACAGATTGTTTTTCCGAAGGAAACATTTATTACACGATGGCTGCATAATTATTTTGTATTTACGCTTCAGCGCAAATTCTACAACCGCGCCTGGCCGTTCGTTATAATGCCGATACGGGTGTGATTAGAACACAGATGAGACAACATTTTTAATCGAAGGAATTGGTACAAATGGGACGAATAGTTTTTTTCGCGATTATTTTCGGAGCCGGATTTTTTCTCGGTTATTTTGTCGGCAAGTCATCGCACGCAGTCCCTCCGCAGCTGCCGCCCGGCGATGAGAATAAGCGTTGGCCGACAGTTTAGGGCATCCATCACGCTCATTGACCAGCGGTGTATCTGAATATACGATGTAGCTAATTTACGATAGAAAACCAATAATGTATGACACCGCGATGCCGAGAAGGGCAACTATAACAAGTCCTGTGATTGCAAGGGCCGAGACGTAGCGCTGGAGTCGGGCGCCGACATACGTCCCCATCGCTCCGCCAATTCCCAATAAAATCCCGAGAAGCCAATCGGGTCTGATTGGCTCTGTGGCATTGTCATTTACGGCATCAAGATATAAATAAAACAGAACACCCGCTATCGACGTCATGAAATTTCCAAGCAATGCCGCGCCAGCAACAGTATGGATCGGGAGACCGAATACTCCCACCAAAAATGGCACAATAATCGCCGCTCCGCCGATGCCGTAGGTTCCCCCGATAATGCCGACTACGAATGACACACCAATAATTTTCCACGTCTTTACTGAATAGCTTCTCCCATTGAATTCATATTCTATAGATGTCAAATTAAACTGCTTGTTTACAACATGAAAAGCAATGCCTTCGCTTTTTGGCGCAGATGGGCGGCTCATTGTTTTATAGAGATCGTAACTCATTCGAATACCCAAAAAGAGAAGGACAATGCCTACAAAAAGTTTAAA is part of the Candidatus Zixiibacteriota bacterium genome and encodes:
- a CDS encoding APC family permease — translated: MAKPQQDDQQELSFLKRVKNIFIGRSRNIQDKKLFHSMSLTAFLAWIALGSDGLSSSSYGPSEAFLALGEHVYLAIFVAIASGITILIISASYSQIIEAFPTGGGGYLVATKMISPSVGMIAGCALIVDYILTITISVASGTDAFFSLLPIDWQSIKLQSAAVGVLGLTILNLRGLRESVIPLIPIFIVFVLTHAFVIIYAFATHASELPTIVSETMTDVSRLHAEVGLLGILFLFMRAFSLGAGTYTGIEAVSNGVGDLREPRVATAKKAMVLIAASLAITVVGLVVAYLLYHVQIEEGKTLNAVLFERMSALWGETWSRPFVITALVSEAALLLVAAETGMIGGPRVLSSMALDKWFPARFSALNDRFVTQNGVLFMGGTALIMLLVTGGSVSHLVVLYSINVFVTFVLSQLGMVRHWWMCRKTVSDWKKRISINGAGLTICFAILVSVIFIKFREGAWLTFVVTGSLIVVALLIKRHYRKTAVLLKRLDALVETVQNEVAQKIKSDNIHSISNPPYDPTGKTAIMAVSGFNGLGLHTLLNIPRTFGGTFKNFVFIHIGVVDAGNFKGTAEIENLKEHTGQELEPYVRYMRLRGSHAIGVEAIGNDIVGAIMEAAPKLFQKYPNAVFFGGQIVFPKETFITRWLHNYFVFTLQRKFYNRAWPFVIMPIRV
- a CDS encoding sulfite exporter TauE/SafE family protein yields the protein MLHFPISGVETYWWLPVAVAFLISTLTSMGGLSGAFILLPFQVSFLGFSGPGVTPTNLLYNVISTPSGVWRFHHERRMVWSLSWTIIIGTLPGVFLGAIIRTTLLPDPELFKLFVGIVLLFLGIRMSYDLYKTMSRPSAPKSEGIAFHVVNKQFNLTSIEYEFNGRSYSVKTWKIIGVSFVVGIIGGTYGIGGAAIIVPFLVGVFGLPIHTVAGAALLGNFMTSIAGVLFYLYLDAVNDNATEPIRPDWLLGILLGIGGAMGTYVGARLQRYVSALAITGLVIVALLGIAVSYIIGFLS